TTTggtcaggattaacttcaattacCCGATGAGTTATCATATACCCTAGAAACTTTCCCATGCCCActccaaaagagcactttgatgcattcaagcgtaacttgtactttcttaaaaCTGAGAAGGTCTCATGTAAATCCTTCAAATGGTCTCCcgtctttttacttttaattaccaTATCATCGATATAGGCTTCCATATTATGCCCCAATTGCGaatcaaacattctggtcaccaTCCGTTGGAAAGTGGATCCTGCATTCTTaagaccaaaaggcatcactCGGTAATGGTAATTGTCATTAGGGGCACGAAAAgccgtcttctcctgatcatttaGTGACAAAGGGATCTGATGATAACCTTGGAATGCATCCAAGAAACTCATTCGGGGATGCCcaacagttgcatccaccaattgatcgaTTTACGGGTATAGGAAGGGTCCTTAGGACATGCCTTATTTAGATCTGTAAAGTCAATACAAACTCTCCATTTggcattcttcttttttaccactaCAGTGTTGGCCAGCCACTCAGGATAAAAAATCTCCTTGATTGCCCCAGCTTGCTTTAGCTTGCTAACCTCCTCCTTAACTGCCTCCGCATGCTCTTATGACGCACGCTGAGAAGGTTGCTTTCGTGGCGTAGCATGGGGATTAACATTCAAATGGTGGCAAATGACTTCTGGATCAATCCCCGAGACGTCATAGgtcgtccatgcaaaaacatcaatgttatccTGCAAGAATTGAACCAGCTCCTCCCTTTCCAGTATTGGTAACTTTGAtcccacttgaaaatatttctctttatcttccccTATGAATACTTTGTCTATCTCTTCGGCAGAACCTCCATCCTCAACTTCACCGATTTCCCAAGCAATTacctttaattgctatgatgtcTCCAAAACCTCCCCAGCCAATGAACCTTGACCTGTTCGAATAGTGGCAGACGTTAGACATTGCCTGGCTACCATCTGGCTACCATGCAGTACTCCCACATTTCCTCGCATAGGATATTTCACCATTACGTGCAAAGTAGATGAAACTGCCTCCATTGCATGGAGCCAAGGCCTGGCCAAAATGGCCGTGTACGGTGAGTAtgccataacaactatgaagttAACCTGTACTTCGGAACCTTCCACCTGCACAGGTAACTTAATCATTCCTCGTGGAATTACTTGTTTTCCATCAAAGCCTACCAACGGGGAGtcatatttttccaaatcttcTTCTCTCAACTTTAACCCATTGAATAGATCAGGATACATGAGTTCTACACCACTTTcatcatccaccaagactcgTCTCACATCATACCCCCCGATACGAACCGTTACCACCAATGCGTCATCGTGAGGTTGATACGTGCCCTTTTTATCTTCATCGGAAAATCCCAATGCCGGCGTCGCCGAGAACCTCATTCTTTTAACTATTTGATTGCTTTCCTCCATGACTTCACTTCCAAAACCTTTTCGAACGGTCATGACCCGAGAAGGTTTCCCGAATTCTCCTCTCGGCTGTGCCAGAATGACGTTAATAATGCCTAGAGATGGTTGAGGAGCATGACCCCTATATTTCCGAGTGCCTTGTTGTCCCCCTTTCCCGTCTGGTTTAGCCAATAAGTGATTGATCTTCCCCGTTTTAACCAATTGATTCAGATGATCGCGCAATGTCCGGCAATCCTCCGTGGTGTGTCCCTTGTCCtgatgataatggcaatggaggttTTAATTCCTCAtggatgcatctccactcattttaTTGGGTGGCCTAAAATATGGTTCATGCCGAATTTTCTCCAATATGTGATGCATGGGTTCCTTGAATAATGAATTAATCAGAGGAGTTTCGACGGTCATCGGGTGGCTTGAAAAGTCTCGTTTAGGCTGGCTACCTTGGAACCCCCCCTCCTCGAAGGTCTTTCCTCTCCGGATAcactttcatttttcctttgctttgcatctggtcttcctctacccgtTTATACTTATCTATTCGGTCCATGAGCTGGCGCATATCTACCGCGGCCTTCATTGTCAAGGATTTCCTTAACCCGTGCTCCATGGGAAGCCCCACCTTGAAGGTCCTCACGGCCACATTCTCCACatctccatcaatttcattatacatttcccaatatcgATCAGAGTAGGTTTTGAGTGTTTCGCCTTCCCTCATAGACATAGACAGTAGAGCATCCAAGGGTTTTGGAATCCTACTACAAGTTATGAACCTtgctccaaatgccctagtcaattCCTCAAAAGACTTCAGGGAACCTTCTGCCAgagcatcaaaccacctcatggctacgggccccaaactggagggaaaaACTCTGCACATCAGTGCCTCATTATTCGAGTAAATGGCCATCTTTTGGTTAAAATGACTGACGTGTTCTACAGGGTCAGTCCTCCCATTATACATAGTAAAAATGGGTTGAGAAAACCTACGAGGTAGCTTTGCCCTATTTATCCTAGTCACAAAAGGGGATTTGGCAATTTGCCTCAGGGCCTTACCCATTGCATCACCTCCATCATCATGATATATCCCATCATTACCTGGCATCTCCATCTCCTTCTGCTTCTTTGTCCTAACACCCGAAGACGCGCTGACACGGGTCACACTGCGCAAAGGCTTAAATACTGGGGGCTCATTT
This genomic stretch from Castanea sativa cultivar Marrone di Chiusa Pesio chromosome 1, ASM4071231v1 harbors:
- the LOC142629682 gene encoding uncharacterized protein LOC142629682, translated to MAEAYPEREESVSSRSREVTVSLQQGIGKGHTSRVVEAHYSGQGAEQRSPTERQMSRDDVLQQMQSEIAYLRKCLDSRKRGRKSYACSSSDSLEANLRGNEPPVFKPLRSVTRVSASSGVRTKKQKEMEMPGNDGIYHDDGGDAMGKALRQIAKSPFVTRINRAKLPRRFSQPIFTMYNGRTDPVEHVSHFNQKMAIYSNNEALMCRVFPSSLGPVAMRWFDALAEGSLKSFEELTRAFGARFITCSRIPKPLDALLSMSMREGETLKTYSDRYWEMYNEIDGDVENVAVRTFKVGLPMEHGLRKSLTMKAAVDMRQLMDRIDKYKRVEEDQMQSKGKMKVYPERKDLRGGGDKGHTTEDCRTLRDHLNQLVKTGKINHLLAKPDGKGGQQGTRKYRGHAPQPSLGIINVILAQPRGEFGKPSRVMTVRKGFGSEVMEESNQIVKRMRFSATPALGFSDEDKKGTYQPHDDALVVTVRIGGYDVRRVLVDDESGVELMYPDLFNGLKLREEDLEKYDSPLVGFDGKQVIPRGMIKLPVQVEGSEVQVNFIVVMAYSPYTAILARPWLHAMEAVSSTLHVMVKYPMRGNVGVLHGSQMVARQCLTSATIRTGQGSLAGEVLETS